A region of the Bacillales bacterium genome:
CGGAAGACTGTCATTCGAAATGCCGGCGACGATGACGTGATAGCCGAGTGTCTTGGCCGCACCCAACAGCTCCAGCATCAGCCGTTCCGCCAAGCCGCGCCCCTGATAATCTTTATGAACATACACCGAAGATTCCGCGGTCCCGGCGTAAGCCGGCCACCCGCGAAACACGGATAAATAGCTGTATCCGGCAATCGTGCCGTCGTCGTCGACCGCAACGAGGAACGGATGTCGATCGTCAAATGCGTCGAACCAAGCCCGTCGTTCCTCAACCGTCTGCGGCTCGAGATCAAAAGTCGCCGTCGAATGTTGGACGACTTCGTTATAAATCGCCAATAT
Encoded here:
- a CDS encoding GNAT family N-acetyltransferase; amino-acid sequence: MIEIRTARAADLPGILAIYNEVVQHSTATFDLEPQTVEERRAWFDAFDDRHPFLVAVDDDGTIAGYSYLSVFRGWPAYAGTAESSVYVHKDYQGRGLAERLMLELLGAAKTLGYHVIVAGISNDSLPSAALHRKLGFEKVGCFKEVGWKFGEWQDVCFYQLTLE